The following nucleotide sequence is from Pedobacter sp. PACM 27299.
TAAACTGGCGGAAAGACGGCTGGTTTCTCATGGAATACTGGCAAAACTGAACGCGCTTTACACCTTCCATAATTTCAATAAGGAAAGCAGGAGCCTCGAGCAGGCTTTTCAATTGAAAAAGGGAATTCCTGTAGGCACAGGAGATTGCTGCGCCCCAAAATTGCTGGATTATGCGGCAAAAAATCAGCTGAAACCTCTGAGTATTGCCGAATTTTTCTGGGGAAAGGAAACGGCTTCCGGCCATCGGACAGAAGGCAGTTTTTACGCCTCCTGTGAAGAAAAATGCCAGCCAATACTTGGTTTTATGCTTTGCGGGGTAAACAAGTTGTTACACTTATAGTTCCCCTGTTTATAATTAATCGGTTGTTTTAGCGTTGTTATAAATTATGTTTAACTTTGATTAGTAGATAAAATCGGCTAACCGATAGAAATTTATATTGATCCTTTTTTTATCAATGAAAAACAAACAACGCTCTTTCCTTCTTATCTCTGCAGTCATTATATTGTTTATCGGATTTTTATTTCGAAATTCAGTTGTGCAGCGTGCAGAACAATCTACGCTTGTTTCCAGTCTTAAGGAGTTAGAAGTTAATAACTTGAGAATTTCTAAACTGGATACAATTACCCTTAGTTTACAAACAGCAGAAAATAATTTCAGAATGTATACCACACTCTGGGATACCGATTATTTTAAGAAATATGTGATGGATATCAAGTTGATTTCCAGCTTGCTAAAAGACCTTTCTGCAGGAGATAGCAGTGATATTTCAGATGTTATTGTAGGAGATCTCAGAGACAAAAGTGGACAGATGGCCATATTTAGTGAACTGAAAAGACTTACTGATTCTTTAAATAACATCAATGTGCAGATGGAATTGCTAAAGATTACCGGAACTGCACCTAAGCTGAAGACTTATCCTAAGGCGATGCTGAAAAAGATAACTAAGGTGGAAGAATTGGCTGCAGCACCCGCAGCGCCAAAGCAAAAACTATTCAAAAGGCTGAAAAATGCTATTCTTAATAAAGGGGATCGGAAAGATTCTACAAAAATGGTGAAAACCGAAGTCACGTATGAACAGACCGCGAGTGATATTGAGGCTTACAATAAGAAAAACCTGGAAAATATCGAGCAGTTTTACGCCCGTCTTTTCCAGGATCTGAAGAGTAACCGTAATAATTTAACCAAAAAGGAAGAAACGATTCTGAAGTTAAATGAAAGTATCTTTCAGAATATTAAACGCCTGTTTCAGGAATATAGAAGTAAAGAAAATATCAACTCCGAGCTGAAAAAAGCGATATTGAAGAGCAGAGCAGACCAATCTCTTATTGCAATCGGAAGATCCAGACAAATTAACTTTGGAATTAGTGTGCTTTCTTATCTTGCGATCATCCTGCTGATGTGGAAGCTCTACCGTGCATACGATAAAACATTAAGGGCAAATCAGCTGGCAGCGGAGCAGGTCATCATTAAATCCAGGTTCTTTACCAGCATCAGTCATGAGATGAGAACGCCCTTAAATGCAATTATCGGGGTGTCTGAGCAACTCAAATCTACGCCTTTGAATGAAGATCAGCAACAGATGTCTAAGCTGCTCGATAGTTCTTCTTCTATGTTATTATCGGCAGTAAATGAAGTGTTGGATTTCTCCAGATTGGAAACAGGGAAGCTGGCATTGGCGAAAACACCTTTCCGTTACAAGCGGATTCTCTCTGATATTGCGTCTACTGCAAGGATTCTGGCAGATCAGAAAGACCTGACTTTAGAACTCGTTCTTGGTGATTCACCAGATTTACTATTGGATGGAGATCCTTATCGATTGAAACAAATGGTCATGAACCTGATTGCAAATGCAATTAAGTTTACAGACAAAGGGAAAGTGCTCATTCAGGTGAGCTTAAAGAAAACTGATGAAAAACACATTGTCTTATTGATTAAGGTGAAAGATACCGGGATTGGTATTTCTGCGGAAAACCAGGCCTTGATTTTCAATGAGTTTTCACAAGTGATCAATTCTAAACGTAGCGATTGGCAAAAAGGTTCTGGATTGGGATTAGCCATTAGTAAGAAATTGGTGGAAATGCATAAAGGAAAAATTTCTGTGGAAAGTACCTTGGGTAAAGGTTCTACTTTTACACTGGAAATCCCCTATGTAGTGGCCGAAAATGATCGTGAAGAGCTGGATGAACAAAAGTCATTGGTGATCAATAGTGATCACTTTAAAAACCTTCATTTACTGGTGGTTGATGATTCAGAAATGAATTTACTGGTGATCAAAATGATCTTTAAGAAAATAGGAATCAGCTTTGATACGGCAACAAACGGGCAGGAAGCCTTAAATTTCCTGGAGTCAAAACGCTATGACATGGTGCTGACCGATATTCAGATGCCTGAAATGGATGGAATAGAACTCACCAAGAGAATTCGTGCGCTGGAGGATCAACAAAAATCTCAGCTGCCTATCATTGCCATCACCGGGCAGATCAGCAGCGAATCGCATGAAAGATACCTTTCGGCTGGCTTAAATGATTACATCATTAAGCCCTTTACGGAGTCTGAACTGATGGAGAAAATCCTCGATTACCTTAAATAGACTATAAATCAACCGCCAGGCAGATTTGCTTTGAAAATTACGCAACCGTTTGCAATGGTTGATGCAAACGATTGTGTGCTTCCTCATGGTTTTGTCTTGGCTTTTTTTGGTTAATATTTTCTTACAATTGTGTAAAGACAACTGGACTGAATAGTTTGTCCGCATGCTTAAACAAACCAAATATTGTTATGAAAATTAAATACCAGGCGCGCTTTTTACTAGCCATATTGCTGTTGTCCAGTTCAGCGGCATTCGCCCAGTTTAACCTAGTTCCATTACCTCAGCAGATCGTAACGGGAGAAGGTTCATTTCTAATTAAACCACAAACAAAAATATTTTATGAGAAAGGACTGAAGCAACAGGCAGAATTGCTAGTTTCAGCACTATCTCCAGCCACAGGATTTGATTTTGTATTGCTGGAGTCAAATACTACCCCTGTAAATGGCATCGCATTGCGTATTGGAAATTCAGGTTCTTCGAATAAAGAAAGCTATAAATTAACTGTCAGTAAAGACCTGATCAGCATTGTTGGAAACCACAGTGCAGGGGTATTTTATGGTATACAAACTTTAGTTCAAATGTTACCTCCGGAAGTTTACCATAAGGAACGTCAGAAAGCCGTAAAATGGGAAGTTAAAGCTTCGGTCATCACAGACGCACCATTATACCCATGGAGGGGCATGATGCTGGATGTTGCCCGTTATTTCTTCTCGAAAGAATATGTATTGAGGTTCATCGATATGATGGCGATGTACAAAATGAATACACTTCATTTTCACCTGACGGATGA
It contains:
- a CDS encoding response regulator; protein product: MKNKQRSFLLISAVIILFIGFLFRNSVVQRAEQSTLVSSLKELEVNNLRISKLDTITLSLQTAENNFRMYTTLWDTDYFKKYVMDIKLISSLLKDLSAGDSSDISDVIVGDLRDKSGQMAIFSELKRLTDSLNNINVQMELLKITGTAPKLKTYPKAMLKKITKVEELAAAPAAPKQKLFKRLKNAILNKGDRKDSTKMVKTEVTYEQTASDIEAYNKKNLENIEQFYARLFQDLKSNRNNLTKKEETILKLNESIFQNIKRLFQEYRSKENINSELKKAILKSRADQSLIAIGRSRQINFGISVLSYLAIILLMWKLYRAYDKTLRANQLAAEQVIIKSRFFTSISHEMRTPLNAIIGVSEQLKSTPLNEDQQQMSKLLDSSSSMLLSAVNEVLDFSRLETGKLALAKTPFRYKRILSDIASTARILADQKDLTLELVLGDSPDLLLDGDPYRLKQMVMNLIANAIKFTDKGKVLIQVSLKKTDEKHIVLLIKVKDTGIGISAENQALIFNEFSQVINSKRSDWQKGSGLGLAISKKLVEMHKGKISVESTLGKGSTFTLEIPYVVAENDREELDEQKSLVINSDHFKNLHLLVVDDSEMNLLVIKMIFKKIGISFDTATNGQEALNFLESKRYDMVLTDIQMPEMDGIELTKRIRALEDQQKSQLPIIAITGQISSESHERYLSAGLNDYIIKPFTESELMEKILDYLK